GATGCATACTGATGAATAACGATCATAATGGTAATAAATGATGCTGATGATAGCAATGGCTGTGGTCGTTgtgaagatgaggaggaggatgcAGTTTTTGGAGCTAAAATATTCCAATGGTGGATTTTGACTCTTAAGTTTCCCTAGATATAAGATTACTCTATCAGTACAAGGAAAATTAACATACCTGGGAGACAAAAAATGATTTgcaaagaaagtgaaaaacaagACTCTAATTATTCCTTTACTGAGGACCATAGTCTCCAAAGTGATTGTATCCCATGAGATGTTCTGCACATACAGATGAAAACAGAACTTCAACCCTCCCAATATACctgatcccttttttttttctgtgactgcATTGGGTCCTGTGAGTAGATTTAGAACTGGATATATATCTATACACTTCTTGTATTTCATGATCATAGAACCCAAAGACATCTCACAAGAAATCCAGGAGAAAGTATTTCATTTTCCCTCAGCATAGGTATTTAATTACATTCTctaaaaattgcattaaaatacCCTTCATCTGTGAACTTTTGTTTGTAATGCAGACCATCTACAACTGTACATTTATCTTCATCTCCAAgtgcttttctttctgtgtgCTGGATTCTCCTCATCAGCAATCCTAAGCTAAGGTAAAATACAGGTAATAATTGTAATAAATCTTGGAAGATATGAGGTTTACATTCATTTAGTTTATTTTACCAGAAGATTATGGGAGGGAAAATTTAAATACATGTTCTCAAGAATTCTCCTACTTAATGGTATTCTGATTTGTGCTTCACTTATTAAATGGTATACACTCTGTTTTGTTGTAAACCACTTTGATCTATTGTTATTGAAAGAGTATTTTCTCTATTATCATTTAGAGCAGAGGATGGGTCAAAGGGAATAGTAGGATCTTCttagtctatttttttaatctagaaaataatttccttccctgtaataaatgcaaataatattCAATAAATCCTAGCTACCTCcaatattagttattattaaagTTAAATACTTCTGCCATCCACAATGTAACATAAAAACTTGCAATCCAATGAAGATTTTCTTGTCTCCAGATCACATCCTAGGGACTTTAAGACTCTTACATTAAAAAGTAGTACCAAATAGTgttgttaaaaaaatcaaatgagacAATGATTTTAAAATCCTATGTAATACATTAAAGGTTacacaatatttttgtaaaagtacatatacatttatgcatatgtaaatttgtctttgtatataaaaatatagaggaATATTCCAAATATATACAGTATTAAGATACCAAGCAGCAGGTAAATagtgtttgttttgttcattttctggtatttgaggtttttgttttgtttttgcttatttgcatttctacatacataatttttaaaaatataaaaatctgaaatttatAATAAGATCCCTCCTCTATCTACaaaacttaattaattaattttacaacTAATAACAAAGTGATAACACAAAGataagcaacaacaaaacaatatagATTAGTGGGGACAAAACATACTGGTAGTCAAAAGTCCTACATTTTACACCTACTTCTGCCTCTTACTAGCTGGGTTACCCTgggtaatttatttaatttgtggAGCTTATGTTTtctaaagaatgaaaaattgtattagagcattcttctttttctctgcagTAGGCACATGTGAGGATATTGAATGTAAAGCATGTCACAATCACATTTTTCTTAGAGCTCAGGTGTGTAGATTCAGAAAACTACCagtgggaagaaagggaagaagctcATGAGCAAGAAAGAACATGAGTACATTTGATTTCAATTCATCAATAACTAGTAGGCCTTGAGCAAGTCAGTATCTGACCTGAATTTTATATTGTCTTCTCAATATAAAAATGGCAGTAAATATCCTTTACTAAACACATTTGCCCTTACCCAAAACTTTTAGGACTTAATGATATTGACCTTTGAAAGAAATGTGTAAACTATAGAACATTATACAAAAGGTAAtgattatatcagaaaaaaagaaatagtgagaATTTAAGTTTTTCAACCAAAAAAAACACatctattgtcatgtatacctaaaaaaaatgaaaaaatcttcaaggccaatgaaattgataaaaagaaaaacaaaagatgctGTATACATAAATCATGATCCATGCTTCCTAAAGACATGTCTACAGTTTGACCACTTTCCTATTTAGGATGTAACACCAATACGTtttgatattataaatataagTAGTAATAAACTATAAAGCACTGACTATGGCAATACAATATGCCAGTGCCAAAAATGAAGCACTGTTCAATTATATGATAACTTCTGTGGATAGCAAGTattatccttttaaattttagatgTCTTGAGAACTGTAGCCTTAGGATCTTGGGTCTGGTGTCTATGAACAAATTCCACATACTTAAAACAACTCACAATCTTATAGGaaccaagtatttaaaataagatttccaAATTCATATTATCCcgtgtttttttaaatcaagtcacCTTTGGATTTGATTTTGctactttcttcatctttcagAGAAATTGATTAAGTAATTCAATAATACAGGTATAACTACCATATCACCCTGACTGACTCTGTATTGAGTTCAGAGGacattcatttatctattcatgaCTGTTTAGGAATTGCATAAATGATAGTGAAATTCCACTTCTGAAGTAAATTCCATCTGCACATGGAAAATTTGATATATGCAATTTATTGCATATGGGGTGGAGATTCTCAAACTTCAGTGTACAGGAGTGTCCCTAGAGAGATAGTTGAACATAAATTGTCCAGAAGCTTTCAGAGTTCCTGATTTAATATCTCTGGAATGAAAGCTGAGAATTTGCATCTCTATAAGTTTCAGGAGAAGGTGAAGTTGGTGGTCcaggataattttattttatttatttatttatatggtgctgaggattgagtccagggcctcacaccatgttaggcaagcactctactgctgagccacaaccccaaccccagggaAGACACTTTGAGAACCAGAGTTCTAAATATTTGAGaaacaggtaaatggataacagatcttggtccctttcctctcatCTTCAAGATCTCTGAAATACTCAGGAGCTGTCCCTTCACTCACCAAACAGCAGGAGTGAGGGGAAGTTATATAGGCCAGACAGGATGGCTCAGCAGACACCAAATGCAGAAAACAAGCTTCCCCAGGCTGTGCAGAGGCAGCCTCTCACAGGTTCTTCTTTACCATCCTCAAAGGCCTCCCACCCAGAGAAATGGCTGCAGAAAATGACTCCACAGTGACAGAATTCCTTCTTGGGGGATTAACAACACAGCCAGGGCTCCAGCTCCCCCTCTTCATCCTCTTCCTGGGGATCTACGTGGTCACCATGGTGGGAAACCTGGGCATGATCACCCTCATTTGTCTCAACCCTCAGcttcacacccccatgtacttcttcctcagcaacttggcaCTCGTGGATCTCTGCTACTCCTCTGTCATTACCCCTAAAATGCTGGTCAACTTTGTGTTCCAAAAGAACATCATCTCCTATGTGGGGTGCATGTCTCAGCTCTACTTCTTCCTGGTTTTTGTCATTGCCGAGTGTTACATGCTCAcggtgatggcctatgaccgctatgtagCCATCTGCCACCCTTTGCTTTACAATGTCATCATGTCCCATGCCCTCTGCTCTGTGCTGGTTGCTCTGGTCTACACTATGGGACTAATTGGTTCAACAATAGAGACTGGCCTCATGTTAAAACTGCGCTATTGTGAGCCCCTCATCAGTCACTACTTCTGTGACATCCTCCCCCTGATGAAGCTCTCCTGCTCTAGCACCTATGATATAGAGATGGCAGTCTTTTTCCTAGCTGGATTCAATATCATAGTCACAAGCTTAACAGTCCTTGTTTCCTATGCCTTCATCCTGTCCAGCATCCTCCGCATCAGCTCCACAGAGGGTAGATCCAAAGCCTTCAGCACCTGCAGCTCCCACCTTGCAGCCGTGGGGCTGTTCTATGGATCCACTGCATTCATGTACTTAAAGCCCTCCACTGCCACTTCCCTGGCCCAGGAGAACGTGGCCTCTGTGTTCTACACCACAGTGATCCCCATGCTCAACCCTCTGATCTATagcctgaggaacaaggaggtAAAGACTGCCCTGCAGAAGACACTGAGGAGAAAACTCTTTTGATGCAATGTAATTGTTCTTCTCAATATAAAAACAAGTTGTTATAAATATCAGAAGGATGCCCTCTGCCTGCCTACCCTATTGAGATGGGAAACCATCACTTCTCTATGTGGTTGAGAGAGtgccttctctccttctttccatttcttcccttcctctcttctctcatttTGTTTGATACTATCCAATTTTCAAGTTCATATTCTTTCATGTGAGATCCATTTGCTCTACCTTGAGCCCTTCATTaaacattatttcattaattctaaGTTAACAAAAATTGAATTTCCAATATTGAGTGTGGGAGTCACTCATGATCTTACTACATTCaacatagaaaatattattcaatTCCTTTGGGGCACCTGGGAACATTTAAGGTAAAGAGAATTGAATTTAAAAGGACCAACTAGTGATACTCAGTCATTTTCTAATCCAGattcctccctttcctctcttgTACTCCTCTATAATATTTCTACCCAAGAATTTCTATCTAATtcctttatgtaatttttttagtaacagcaacaataataataacaccaTTAACATGTTTTGATGCTTACTCTCAGCCATACAAATCTTCTCAGTGCTTTCTGTTCTGTTTCAATGGCATCTTATCACAGATACTGTGGTGGCCTTACTATATAGATATAGAAACTTGGTTTAGTAATCTGTTTGAGGTCCCAGAGATGATAAGTAACATAAATCAGACTTCAGCCTCATTGACTAGAGAGCCTGCACTCTGGGCTCTCACTCATTGTCCACTTCAGTTTAAGCTGACAGTCCCTTTCATCAGTCTACTAAGACTGCCCTATCTATGTTCTTCCAATTTCATATGCCTCCAGATAATAATTTCTCAACACTCCTCCTTTTGTAACTTGTCTAAACCTCTTTGTCTTTATTTGCAACATCTTCAAGTTAGCGAAATATTACACCAGAATGACTCAGTTTTAACAGTGGAAGCCCCACATCCTGGGAAAATCCTTAGTCCCACATAAACCAGATTGGCTGGCCACCCTAGGACACACATTGCTGTACACTCTGTTTTGCTGCCTAAACCATTGATCTACAGCCAACCTCACTCAGTGAATCCAATTGCCATGAGACATGGTTCGTTCCCTAAGTGCTTATTACAGTATcaaagatacttttttttaaccaagatGGGGTAAAGGATTTATGGGCATCCTCTTGTCATTTAGAGCAATTTTGGATCtacaattgtaaaaaaaaaaaaaatagtggtttaATATGGGAAATTGTAATAACTAGTTGTCTCAGGCAGAAAGGGAATCAATGCACAGAATTACATGCTCATAGCTTTTGAGTCACTAGAGAAGGTGTGAGGGAGCCCCCAGAGTGATTCCACATCTAGGTAGATATGACCTAGAAGTCAGGAAGCTCCAGCTTCCTTTATCACTGCAGCCACCACGAAGGATACTTCTCACAACATGACACtggaaaataaatgacagaatcaTGGAATAAGCATCACCCAGAAATATGATAGAAATGCAGATCTTCAGATGCTACTCCACACCTACTGAATTACTGGGTAGAGTCCAGCAATTTGTTTTAACAAGCCCTCAGGTGATTCTGATTACACTGGAGGGGGAGAACCTCCAACTTCCACCTTTCAAATTTCACACAAGTACATTTAATTAGTGGAAGCTAACTTCTAGGGTGCTAGAtgcaagaaaatcagaaaaatacagttttttattttttaacctgaaAAGAATTTGAATCAAAGGGCTATTAAGAGCACCATACCTAAGTAGCTTCTCTCCTCAttttctccagaactttttcagcGTGAAATGAGATCTCTACCACTATAGATCCTCTCTAAATAGAAGTGAATGTGGAAAATGTATCTGTTTATCTGTAGGTAAGAAATcataaagcaaagaaataatgGATTTTTATTATACACAAATATAAGTTTTGTTCAGCAAAGGATAAAAGTGATAGATTTAATAGCCAAATAATGCAATGGGagaataaatacaacaaaatggGAGAGCATTTTATATCCAAATAGCACATATGATAAACTCCAGCAAATCACAAGTGTCATGTTGGGGGGTAGGGGTAGACTCAGGAAAGAAGGTTCAGGGCTCAGCAGGTGGAATAAGATATAAGACACAGGATAGTGAAATGCTTTATTCAGAGGTGGCAACAGCCTCAAGCTTTAGTCCCCAGCCAGATCCATTTTGTCCCCTATAGCCCACAAGTCTTTCCCATAGGCCCTTTTTATATGCAGGCCAAATAAAGAaggcacactgccaacaggttacattaGTGAGGGTATACTCCCAAGGAAGTGTTTATGCCCTTGAGTACATGCATTGAATCAGTGTTTCTGACTTTGACTGCATAATATAGCCAATTCATGGCCTTGGCTACATACTACAAACATAACATAAAACATAGCAGAGCCTGCCTAAAGCCTTAGCAAGGGAGCCTAATTTTAGCCATTTTGGGCCTGGCCCCCCAAAAAGACATCaacatcatcagaaaaaaaatggaaaaggcatGTAGAACATTCAATTTATGGAAGAAAAGGCCTGAAGTACCACCAATCACATGAACAGGTTCTCAAACCAATTGCTAAACatagaagtgcaaattaaaacagtGAAATATCTTCTTATGTCTATAAGCCTGGCAAAAATTAAGAAGCTTGGTGGTAGCATGCATTACTGAGGAGGTTGGGATTTAAGAACCCTCATGAACTGTGGCTGTTCTGTAAAGCAAGAAGACATTACTTAACAAGAAATAAGTCTATGTTTCCACAGGACCTAGCAATTTCTGACTGGGGCATGGACCCCAAAAGCATTGTCAGTCCCAGTAGAGGTTATGTAAAAAGATATACACtgtttttattgaaagaaaatcaGAGATAAACTATGTGTCTGCCATTG
This portion of the Ictidomys tridecemlineatus isolate mIctTri1 chromosome 4, mIctTri1.hap1, whole genome shotgun sequence genome encodes:
- the LOC101962639 gene encoding olfactory receptor 8A1 — its product is MAAENDSTVTEFLLGGLTTQPGLQLPLFILFLGIYVVTMVGNLGMITLICLNPQLHTPMYFFLSNLALVDLCYSSVITPKMLVNFVFQKNIISYVGCMSQLYFFLVFVIAECYMLTVMAYDRYVAICHPLLYNVIMSHALCSVLVALVYTMGLIGSTIETGLMLKLRYCEPLISHYFCDILPLMKLSCSSTYDIEMAVFFLAGFNIIVTSLTVLVSYAFILSSILRISSTEGRSKAFSTCSSHLAAVGLFYGSTAFMYLKPSTATSLAQENVASVFYTTVIPMLNPLIYSLRNKEVKTALQKTLRRKLF